From one [Ruminococcus] lactaris ATCC 29176 genomic stretch:
- a CDS encoding helix-turn-helix domain-containing protein, translating to MDLLNSKSIGRTLKERRLQLGYTQELAAEKSGISYSYYTKIERGEQLPSIEICVQLAQTFHLSLDYWLLGTSSDAEISSELIDLAYSLREIDLNSLRKVEKLLQKAELLTK from the coding sequence ATGGACTTACTTAATAGTAAAAGCATAGGAAGAACACTGAAAGAGCGTAGACTCCAACTGGGTTATACTCAGGAACTCGCCGCCGAGAAATCAGGAATCTCTTACTCCTACTATACCAAAATTGAACGAGGAGAACAACTTCCTTCTATAGAAATTTGTGTTCAGCTTGCACAGACCTTTCATCTCTCGCTGGATTACTGGCTGCTTGGTACATCTTCTGATGCGGAAATATCCTCTGAATTGATCGATCTTGCTTATTCTCTCAGGGAGATTGACCTGAATTCTTTAAGAAAAGTAGAGAAGCTTCTGCAAAAAGCAGAATTGCTTACAAAATAA
- a CDS encoding DUF6442 family protein: MKKDEILNASRKEHQNKDLAEMEVLYLAGSHASRVGAFVCCLLSLLSSMLAHTKIYSPWVICFSIFATQWLVRFIKMKRKSDLLLTIMFFILSVLEFVGFVRRILEVSV, translated from the coding sequence ATGAAAAAAGATGAAATCTTAAACGCAAGTAGAAAAGAACATCAAAATAAAGACTTGGCGGAAATGGAAGTGCTATATTTGGCAGGAAGTCACGCAAGTAGGGTGGGTGCTTTTGTATGTTGTCTACTTTCTTTGCTATCCTCTATGCTTGCCCATACTAAGATTTACAGTCCTTGGGTTATATGCTTCAGTATTTTTGCTACACAATGGTTAGTTCGTTTTATCAAAATGAAACGAAAGAGCGATTTGCTATTGACCATTATGTTTTTCATTCTTTCCGTTTTGGAATTTGTTGGATTTGTTCGCCGAATTTTAGAGGTGAGCGTATGA
- a CDS encoding stealth family protein, which produces MKTEEIDIVLAWVDGSDPVWREKKKERMRQQGLSVKSDDREERYRDWDLMHYWFRSIENFAPWVRKIHFVTFGHLPEWLDSSNPKLHIVNHEDFIPAKYLPTFSSHPIEWNFHRIEGLSENFIYFNDDMLLLKPVKPTDFFKNGKPVDMLALQPDVTNVDDTTMPYIYLNNAMLLAKYFDKRQNMKKQPGSYFHIGYPAMYFFYNFLEIMFPRFTGFYTVHGPSPLKKSTYETLWNLEGEYLDQVCSHPFRHREDVSQYVIREYQKLSGNFIPKNVRKLCRYFNLAETNPTLTDTIIHQKSPVVCMNDSNQEIPYLKVKEEIQRACEQILPDRSSFERY; this is translated from the coding sequence ATGAAGACTGAAGAAATTGATATTGTATTGGCCTGGGTAGACGGCTCTGACCCTGTATGGCGCGAAAAGAAAAAGGAACGTATGAGACAGCAGGGATTATCCGTCAAAAGTGATGACCGGGAAGAACGCTACCGGGACTGGGATCTGATGCATTACTGGTTCCGAAGCATTGAAAACTTTGCTCCATGGGTTCGTAAAATCCATTTTGTGACCTTTGGACATCTGCCTGAATGGCTGGATTCCAGTAATCCGAAATTACATATTGTAAACCATGAAGACTTTATTCCGGCGAAATACCTGCCTACCTTTAGCAGTCATCCCATCGAATGGAATTTCCATCGTATTGAAGGCTTATCGGAAAATTTTATCTATTTCAATGATGATATGCTCCTGTTAAAACCAGTGAAGCCGACGGATTTTTTCAAAAATGGAAAACCCGTTGATATGCTTGCACTGCAGCCCGATGTAACTAATGTGGACGACACAACTATGCCATATATCTACCTGAACAATGCCATGCTTCTGGCTAAATATTTTGACAAGCGGCAGAATATGAAAAAGCAGCCTGGGTCTTATTTTCACATTGGTTATCCTGCGATGTACTTTTTCTATAATTTTTTGGAGATCATGTTTCCACGGTTTACAGGATTTTATACCGTACATGGACCATCTCCGTTAAAAAAGAGTACTTATGAAACTCTTTGGAATCTGGAGGGAGAGTATCTGGATCAGGTATGCTCTCATCCTTTCCGTCACAGAGAAGACGTCAGTCAGTACGTTATCCGGGAATATCAGAAATTAAGCGGAAATTTTATCCCGAAAAATGTAAGAAAACTTTGCCGGTACTTTAATCTGGCAGAGACGAATCCTACTTTGACTGATACCATTATCCATCAGAAAAGTCCTGTTGTCTGTATGAATGACAGCAATCAGGAAATCCCTTATCTGAAAGTAAAGGAAGAGATTCAAAGAGCCTGTGAACAGATTTTACCGGATCGTTCTTCTTTTGAACGTTACTGA
- a CDS encoding InlB B-repeat-containing protein: MKKMKKMKKQFLSLFVLLCMIISMFPTTALAANIDVSGKVTVDRVYEEPTCADNLYYGEVNVNGSATESKTRLTHTVLPLIQWQYGNNTYQIIPSAYKYYVCNINDPNNILEGIEGSEGSSTLSGWPGTYKCYQTVVTTDGVTNGTATFDIDLAYQFSRLNSSIGWNYTSNWGGRTLHFTITQTVDESTTYTVTYTDGVEDEEVFADDVHENLSSGVATPAFSGGTPTRTGYVFKGWNPEVAATVTGNATYVATWGEDKNNNGIDDNEETKYTVTYKDGVDGEVFADDVHGNLLSGVATPAFSGGTPTRTGYVFKGWNPAVAATVTGNATYVATWGEDKNNNGIDDNEETKYTVTYTDGVDGEEVFADQVYGNLLPGVDTPAFKGTPTREGYVFKGWNPAVAATVTGNATYVARWGEDKNNNGIADDEETKYTVRYTDGVDGKEVFADQVYGNLLSGVATPAFEGTPTREGYVFKGWNPEVATTVTGNVTYVATWGEDKNNNGIDDNEETKYTVTYTDGVDGEEVFADQVYGNLLSGVATPAFEGTPTRTGYVFKGWNPAVAATVTGNAIYVARWGEDKNNNGIADDEETKYTVRYTDGVNDGVIFADQVYGNLLSGVDTPAFKGTPKREGYVFKDWNPSVAEKVTGDVTYVATWGKDKNNNGIDDNEETKYTVTYTDGVDGEVFADQVYGNLLSGVATPAFEGTPTREEYVFKGWEPAVAEKVTGDATYAATWGEDKNNNGIDDNEETKYTVTYTDGVDGEVFADQVYGNLLSGVATPAFEGTPTREGYVFKGWKPAVAEKVTGDVTYVATWGEDKNNNGIADDEETKYTVRYTDGVDEEVIFADQVYGNLLSGVDTPAFKGTPTREGYVFKGWKPAVAEKVTGDVTYVAVWEKAKDNNGDTKPGDTKPGDTKPGNTKPGNTKPGNTKPNTTTNSSTKAGTSARSPKTSDTANLALWMALLVVSGGSMVINKKKKYNR; the protein is encoded by the coding sequence ATGAAGAAGATGAAGAAGATGAAAAAGCAATTCCTTTCGCTGTTCGTGTTGTTGTGTATGATAATTTCCATGTTTCCAACAACTGCATTGGCAGCAAATATTGATGTTAGTGGCAAGGTAACAGTTGACAGAGTGTATGAGGAACCAACGTGTGCTGATAATCTTTACTACGGTGAAGTTAATGTCAACGGTAGTGCAACAGAAAGTAAAACCAGGTTGACGCATACGGTGTTACCACTTATCCAGTGGCAGTATGGCAATAATACCTATCAGATCATTCCTTCAGCCTATAAATATTACGTTTGCAATATTAACGATCCCAACAATATCCTTGAGGGGATTGAAGGTAGTGAAGGATCAAGCACGCTTTCGGGCTGGCCGGGAACGTATAAATGTTATCAGACGGTGGTGACAACCGATGGTGTGACGAACGGAACAGCTACGTTTGATATTGATCTGGCCTATCAGTTCAGTAGATTAAATTCGTCCATAGGCTGGAACTATACCAGTAATTGGGGGGGGCGTACTCTGCATTTTACTATCACTCAGACCGTGGATGAAAGTACTACTTATACTGTTACTTACACAGATGGAGTTGAGGACGAAGAAGTCTTCGCAGATGATGTACACGAAAATCTTTCGTCAGGAGTGGCTACCCCGGCATTCAGTGGCGGAACACCGACAAGAACAGGCTATGTCTTCAAAGGCTGGAATCCGGAAGTCGCCGCAACAGTAACAGGAAATGCGACCTATGTAGCAACGTGGGGAGAAGATAAAAATAATAATGGCATTGACGACAACGAAGAAACGAAATATACGGTTACGTATAAGGACGGAGTAGACGGAGAAGTCTTCGCAGATGATGTACATGGAAATCTTCTGTCAGGAGTGGCTACCCCGGCATTCAGTGGCGGAACACCGACAAGAACAGGTTATGTATTTAAAGGCTGGAATCCGGCTGTTGCTGCAACAGTAACAGGAAATGCGACCTATGTAGCAACGTGGGGAGAAGATAAAAATAATAATGGCATTGACGATAACGAAGAAACGAAATATACGGTTACGTATACAGACGGAGTAGACGGAGAAGAAGTCTTTGCAGATCAGGTATACGGAAATCTTTTGCCGGGAGTCGATACACCTGCTTTCAAGGGAACACCGACAAGAGAAGGATATGTCTTCAAAGGCTGGAATCCGGCTGTTGCTGCAACAGTAACAGGAAATGCGACCTATGTAGCAAGATGGGGAGAAGATAAAAATAATAATGGTATCGCAGACGATGAGGAGACCAAATACACCGTCAGATATACGGACGGAGTAGACGGAAAAGAAGTCTTTGCGGATCAGGTATACGGAAATCTTCTGTCAGGAGTGGCTACACCTGCATTTGAGGGAACGCCGACAAGAGAAGGATATGTCTTCAAAGGCTGGAATCCGGAAGTTGCCACAACAGTAACAGGAAATGTGACCTATGTAGCAACGTGGGGAGAAGATAAAAATAATAACGGCATTGACGACAACGAAGAAACGAAATATACGGTTACGTATACAGACGGAGTAGACGGAGAAGAAGTCTTTGCAGATCAGGTATACGGAAATCTTCTGTCAGGAGTGGCTACACCTGCATTTGAGGGAACGCCGACAAGAACAGGCTATGTCTTCAAAGGCTGGAATCCGGCTGTTGCTGCAACAGTAACAGGAAATGCGATCTATGTAGCAAGATGGGGAGAAGATAAAAATAATAATGGTATCGCAGACGATGAGGAGACCAAATACACCGTCAGATATACGGACGGAGTGAATGATGGAGTAATCTTTGCAGATCAGGTATACGGAAATCTTTTGTCGGGAGTCGATACACCTGCATTCAAGGGCACACCAAAAAGAGAAGGATATGTCTTCAAAGACTGGAATCCGTCTGTTGCTGAAAAAGTAACAGGAGATGTTACCTATGTAGCAACGTGGGGAAAAGATAAAAATAATAATGGCATTGATGACAACGAAGAAACGAAATATACGGTTACGTATACAGACGGAGTAGACGGAGAAGTCTTTGCGGATCAGGTATACGGAAATCTTCTGTCAGGAGTGGCTACACCTGCATTTGAGGGAACACCGACAAGAGAAGAATATGTCTTCAAAGGCTGGGAGCCGGCTGTTGCTGAAAAAGTAACAGGAGATGCGACCTATGCAGCAACGTGGGGAGAAGATAAAAATAATAACGGCATTGACGACAACGAAGAAACGAAATATACGGTTACGTATACGGACGGAGTAGACGGAGAAGTCTTTGCGGATCAGGTATACGGAAATCTTCTGTCAGGAGTGGCTACACCTGCATTTGAGGGAACACCGACAAGAGAAGGATATGTCTTCAAAGGCTGGAAGCCGGCTGTTGCTGAAAAAGTAACAGGAGATGTTACCTATGTAGCAACGTGGGGAGAAGATAAAAATAATAATGGTATCGCAGACGATGAGGAGACCAAATACACCGTCAGATATACGGACGGAGTGGATGAAGAAGTAATCTTTGCAGATCAGGTATACGGAAATCTTTTGTCGGGAGTCGATACACCTGCTTTCAAGGGAACACCGACAAGAGAAGGATATGTCTTCAAAGGCTGGAAGCCGGCTGTTGCTGAAAAAGTAACAGGAGATGTTACTTATGTAGCTGTTTGGGAAAAAGCTAAAGATAACAACGGAGATACAAAACCTGGAGATACAAAACCGGGTGATACGAAGCCGGGCAATACAAAGCCAGGAAATACCAAGCCGGGAAATACAAAGCCAAATACAACAACGAATAGCAGCACCAAGGCTGGAACGTCTGCCAGGAGTCCGAAGACCAGCGATACAGCAAATCTTGCTTTGTGGATGGCTCTGCTGGTTGTCAGTGGCGGCTCAATGGTTATAAATAAGAAGAAAAAGTACAATAGATAA
- a CDS encoding M18 family aminopeptidase, protein MNHRIPEELIEFIKESPTAFHAVSAMAARLTESGFIRLEEGMHWNLKQGGSYYVTRNDSSLIAFTIPEHPFQGMRIMASHSDSPSFKIKENPEMESEGHYIRLNVERYGGMLFAPWFDRPLSVAGRVIVKDPSTDGKPSACFLSKLVNIDRDLLMIPNLAIHMDRDANNGHKYNAQKDMLPLYGDLTAKNTFFQTIAEAANVTEDEILGHDLFLYNRQEPCIWGASREFLSAPRLDDLQCAFASLKGFLSGAKEDYLALHCVFDNEEVGSGTKQGAASTFLKDTLTRIHRNLGYNEEDFLVHLANSLMVSADNAHAVHPNYTEKADPTNRPYLNEGIVIKYNANQKYCTDAVSAAMFKDICHTASVPVQTFTNRSDMAGGSTLGNISNTQVALNTVDIGLPQFAMHSPYETIGVEDTEYLIRAATEFFA, encoded by the coding sequence ATGAACCATAGAATCCCGGAAGAATTAATCGAATTTATCAAGGAAAGCCCTACTGCTTTTCATGCAGTCAGTGCCATGGCTGCCCGGCTTACAGAGTCCGGCTTTATCAGACTGGAAGAGGGAATGCACTGGAATCTTAAGCAGGGCGGTTCTTACTATGTGACCCGCAATGATTCCTCCCTGATCGCATTTACCATACCGGAGCATCCTTTTCAGGGAATGCGGATCATGGCAAGCCACAGTGACTCCCCGTCCTTTAAGATCAAGGAAAATCCTGAAATGGAATCCGAGGGGCATTATATCCGGCTGAATGTAGAACGCTACGGTGGAATGCTCTTTGCCCCCTGGTTTGACCGTCCACTTTCCGTTGCAGGAAGGGTGATCGTAAAAGATCCTTCCACAGACGGAAAGCCTTCTGCCTGCTTTCTGTCAAAGCTGGTCAATATTGACAGGGATCTTCTCATGATCCCTAATCTTGCCATCCACATGGATCGTGATGCAAATAACGGGCATAAATACAATGCTCAGAAAGATATGCTCCCTCTTTACGGTGATCTTACAGCAAAGAATACCTTTTTTCAGACCATCGCAGAGGCAGCCAATGTAACTGAAGATGAAATCCTTGGTCATGACCTCTTCTTATATAACCGACAGGAACCTTGTATCTGGGGTGCATCCCGGGAATTTCTTTCTGCTCCCCGGCTCGACGATCTCCAGTGTGCCTTTGCCTCCCTGAAAGGCTTTCTTTCCGGAGCAAAGGAAGATTATCTGGCTCTTCACTGCGTTTTTGATAACGAAGAAGTCGGAAGTGGAACAAAGCAGGGTGCAGCTTCTACCTTTCTAAAAGATACACTGACAAGAATCCACAGAAACCTTGGATATAATGAAGAGGATTTTCTTGTGCATCTTGCCAACAGTCTCATGGTCTCTGCTGACAATGCTCACGCAGTTCATCCTAATTATACAGAAAAGGCCGATCCAACGAACCGACCTTACCTGAATGAGGGAATTGTCATTAAATACAATGCCAATCAGAAATATTGTACTGATGCCGTTTCTGCAGCCATGTTCAAGGATATCTGCCATACCGCTAGTGTCCCGGTTCAGACTTTTACCAACCGTTCCGATATGGCAGGCGGATCCACACTTGGCAATATTTCCAACACGCAGGTTGCACTGAACACCGTCGATATCGGACTGCCGCAATTTGCCATGCATTCGCCTTACGAGACCATCGGTGTCGAAGATACAGAATATCTGATCCGTGCCGCCACAGAATTTTTTGCTTAA
- a CDS encoding helix-turn-helix transcriptional regulator, which translates to MKEQLHLKNHLKEVRTAANLSQAQLAEMVGVSRNTISSIETGQFNPTAKLALILCIALDKKFEELFYF; encoded by the coding sequence ATGAAAGAACAATTACATCTGAAAAATCACTTAAAGGAAGTTCGTACAGCGGCAAATCTTTCTCAAGCTCAGCTTGCAGAAATGGTAGGAGTTTCAAGAAATACCATTAGTTCTATTGAAACTGGACAGTTCAACCCAACAGCAAAGTTGGCATTGATTTTATGTATTGCTTTAGACAAGAAATTTGAAGAACTGTTCTATTTTTAG
- a CDS encoding formate/nitrite transporter family protein: MENHFNTPAEVVDLSIKACENKTKLPVGKMILLGIMAGVFIALGGATSSTAAHAVENVGVARALAGVIFPVGLMLIVFLGGELFTGNCLIIMDVFDKRVTWAGLFRDLFIVFFSNLIGALCVDVLIVFSGNLNYSGGLLGAYTIKVAVSKIAISPVQGITSGILCNILVCLAVLMATSARDIAGKVWAIFFPICAFVVGGFEHCVANMFYIPAGIMAAMNPDYVAKAKDAYGLTVEQIATLTPLHSLQNFIPVTLGNMIGGMLCVGLPLYLIYKKKWN; the protein is encoded by the coding sequence ATGGAAAACCATTTTAATACTCCGGCTGAAGTAGTAGATCTGAGTATCAAAGCATGTGAGAACAAAACAAAACTCCCTGTCGGGAAAATGATCCTTCTCGGTATTATGGCAGGGGTTTTTATCGCACTGGGCGGTGCTACAAGCAGCACAGCGGCACACGCAGTAGAAAATGTCGGAGTGGCAAGAGCATTGGCAGGTGTGATCTTTCCGGTCGGATTGATGCTGATCGTATTCTTAGGTGGAGAACTTTTTACCGGAAACTGTCTGATCATTATGGACGTATTTGACAAACGGGTAACCTGGGCCGGACTGTTCCGTGACCTTTTCATCGTATTTTTCAGCAATTTGATCGGTGCCCTCTGCGTGGACGTACTGATCGTTTTCAGCGGAAACTTAAATTACTCCGGTGGTCTTCTCGGTGCTTATACGATCAAAGTTGCTGTCAGCAAGATCGCGATCTCACCGGTACAGGGCATCACCTCCGGTATTTTGTGTAACATTCTTGTCTGCCTTGCAGTACTGATGGCGACTTCTGCACGTGATATTGCCGGAAAGGTATGGGCGATCTTCTTCCCGATCTGTGCTTTCGTTGTAGGCGGTTTTGAACACTGCGTTGCCAATATGTTCTATATTCCTGCCGGTATCATGGCTGCCATGAACCCGGATTATGTGGCAAAAGCAAAGGACGCTTACGGACTGACCGTAGAACAGATTGCTACACTGACACCTCTGCACAGCCTGCAGAATTTTATCCCGGTTACTTTGGGAAATATGATCGGTGGTATGTTGTGCGTCGGACTTCCGCTCTACCTGATCTACAAGAAAAAATGGAATTAA
- a CDS encoding glycosyltransferase family 2 protein, whose translation MEKISIIVPIYNVAPYLPACLDSIIHQTYLNLEIILVDDGSTDSSNKICEQYKTVDPRIQVIHQKNQGVSTARNAGLALAAGHYITFADADDLLEPSLLAECIKAIETGQTDVLYHGFKKDVWKSGKVSSSLKGIPSFEGVLSKNQMKDYILAQKGNLNVNVFSYIFTRELIADLRFNPDLPYAEDAVFVMQALSKAQTYYFSANCDYHYNVRAGSAAYRWQPKLVECYRNNFMETRHFLESLELTSREMEEIMSQKYVDGYASLVYNLCLPTCTLSLKEKYRILQSARTEFRIDHYKRFYRLKEAGLFQKAKTFLIFRHFEIFLILFGTLYCKKG comes from the coding sequence ATGGAAAAAATCAGTATTATCGTACCAATATACAACGTTGCACCTTATTTACCGGCATGTTTAGATTCTATTATTCATCAGACTTATCTTAACCTTGAAATTATTTTAGTTGATGACGGATCAACCGATTCCAGTAATAAGATCTGCGAACAATACAAGACTGTCGATCCAAGGATTCAGGTGATCCATCAGAAAAATCAGGGAGTCTCCACTGCACGAAATGCCGGATTGGCTCTTGCCGCAGGCCATTATATTACTTTTGCAGATGCTGATGACTTGCTTGAGCCATCCCTGCTGGCTGAATGTATAAAAGCAATAGAGACCGGACAGACGGATGTACTGTATCATGGATTTAAAAAGGATGTCTGGAAAAGCGGAAAAGTTTCCTCTTCTCTCAAGGGGATTCCGTCCTTTGAAGGAGTTCTTTCTAAAAATCAGATGAAAGACTACATCCTGGCACAAAAAGGAAATCTGAACGTCAATGTATTCAGCTATATTTTTACCAGAGAATTGATTGCAGATCTCCGGTTCAATCCAGATCTTCCCTATGCAGAGGATGCGGTATTCGTTATGCAGGCACTTTCAAAAGCCCAGACTTATTACTTTTCTGCAAATTGTGATTACCACTATAATGTCCGTGCCGGCTCTGCCGCATACCGCTGGCAGCCGAAACTGGTCGAATGCTACCGGAACAATTTCATGGAGACTCGTCATTTTCTGGAATCTCTGGAACTGACCTCGCGGGAGATGGAAGAGATTATGTCTCAAAAATATGTAGATGGGTATGCCTCTCTGGTCTATAACCTGTGTCTCCCTACCTGTACTCTTTCTTTAAAAGAAAAATACCGGATTTTACAGTCTGCCAGAACGGAGTTCCGGATCGATCATTATAAACGTTTTTATAGGCTGAAAGAAGCCGGACTTTTTCAAAAAGCAAAGACATTTCTTATTTTCCGGCATTTTGAAATATTTTTAATTTTATTTGGAACACTCTATTGTAAGAAGGGATAA